From Chlamydia avium 10DC88:
GATACTATTGTTGCTATCGCTACCCCACCAGGCGAGGGGAGCATCGCTATTGTTCGCATGTCAGGTCCCGAAGCTATTTCTCTTGCTGATCACATATTCTCGGGTCCTGTGACGACATTTGCCTCACATACAGCACATGTAGGTACAGTAACCTATAATCAGCAGCCTATCGATCAAGCATTGCTTCTCATTATGCGATCGCCTCGTTCTTTTACAGGGGAAGATGTGATTGAACTCCAGTGCCATGGAGGATATTTTGCATGTTCTCAAATTCTTGAAGCTTTAATTTACTTAGGAGCCCGCCCTGCTTTACCAGGTGAATTTTCACAAAGAGCATTTCTAAATGGAAAAATCGACCTTATTCAAGCTGAAGCAATTCAAAATATGATTTCTGCCGATAATCTAGATGCCTTCCGCATTGCTCAAAACCACTTCCAAGGGAATCTCTCACAACAAATACACCGTATTTCATCACTACTTCTTGAAGCACTTGCCTTCATTGAAGTTACTGCCGATTTTCCTGAAGAAGAACAACCCGACCTAACTATTGCTTATAATCGTTTGGATGAAGCTCATACAATAGTTTCTGATTTGCTGTCTAGTTTCGATGAAGGGCAACGTCTTGCACAAGGAACGAGCATAGTTTTAGCAGGGCATCCTAACGTAGGAAAGTCTTCTCTATTCAACGCACTAACTAAGAAAAATCGTGCTATCGTTACAAATATTCCAGGAACCACAAGAGATCTATTAGAAGATAATTGGACGTTACAAGGCAAACGCATTCGTCTCATAGATTCTGCAGGACAACGCACCACAGATAACCCTATTGAACAAGAAGGCATCGAACGTGCTATTCATGCCATGGAGCAAGCTGAAGGAATCCTCTGGATTATGGATGCTACCCAGCCACCTCCAGTCCTTCCAGAAATTTTATTTCAAAAACCAACACTTCTCGTATGGAATAAATCTGATATTTCTCCACCTCCAAAATTCTCTACCTCTCTCCCCCAACTAGAAATTTCAGTAAAAACAGGAGAAGGAATGCATTCACTTAAAGAATGGTTAAAACAATGGATGCAACAACAAGATTTAGGTAAAAGCGAAAAAATTTTTTTAGTGTCGTCTCGACATCATACCATGCTACAAAAAATTCAGTCTCATTTATTAACTGCTCTTCAAGAACTTTCAGGAGGCCTACCCTTTGAAATTATAGCTCTAGAATTAAGACAATCTTTGGAAGCAATTGGCCATCTCTCCGGATCAGAGATTAATGAAGCTGTGTTAGGAGAAATTTTTAGTAGGTTTTGCATTGGGAAATAACTGTCATATTAAAAAATATATTCTCGAAACTCTAGAAGTCCTGTTCCCCGATCCTCAACCTTCATTAACTGGTTGGACCACGCCATTTCAATTGTTAATTGCAATTATGCTTTCAGGAAATTCCACAGATAAGGCAGTAAATAGTGTATCTCCCAAATTATTTTCCCGTGCCGGAGATGCATATTCTCTAGCACAATGTTCTTATGAGGAGATTTACTCACTTATTTCTCCTTGTGGTCTTGGGAAAAGAAAAGCCGTATATTTGCTTAATGTATCAAAAATACTTACAGAAAAATATCATGGGGAGCCCCCTGCTTCCTTAGGATTATTGACACAATTACCTGGGGTAGGGAGAAAAACTGCCTCTGTATTTCTGAGTATTATTTATAACCTCCCCACGTTTCCCGTGGATACGCACATCTTGAGATTAGCACAACGTTGGAAAATCTCTAATAAACGCAGCCCCTCCGCCGCAGAAAAAGATCTTGTACGCTTTTTTGGAAATGCAAACTCACCTAAGTTACACCTCCAACTTATTTATTATGCGCGGCAGTATTGCCCTGCCCTCCATCATAATATCAACAAATGTACTATATGTTCTTATATTCTATCCAAAGAACACCCTTGATGAATAAAATACCCCCCGCTACTTGCTAGATTTTTCTATACTTGCCTATCTAATAATATGAGAGAAATTTACTTTGCTTTCTAACAGAGAAATATTCTAAGCTAAATAGCTATCTATCTACAACTGCTTTAATACGATGAATAAACGCACCCCTAGCTTTGGAGATCGTTCTAAACGCAAGCCCTCTATTTGGTCTATTGGAGGCTCGGTTTTTGCTATGTTCTTTGGAGCCGGCAATATTGTGTTTCCACTTGTTTTAGGTTGTCGCCATCACACACATCCATGGATTGCCTGCTTTGGAATGATTATTACAGCTGTGTGCGTTCCTCTTCTGGGGTTATTCAGTATACTGCTCTATTCAGGAGATTACCAAAAATTATTTTCCTCCATTGGGAAAACCCCTGGAACAATACTTGTTATAGCTATTTTATGTCTCATAGGTCCTTTCGGAGGGCTACCCAGGTCTATCGCTATATCCCATTCGACTTTGGCATCTCTATCAGATACAAAAACAATTTTCTTGCCCAACTTGCCTATATTTAGTTTTATCTGTTGCCTATTAATTTATGTTTTCTCTTGTAAATTAAGTAAATTAATTCAGTGGCTGGGATCAGTATTCTTCCCTATTATGTTAGCCATACTCCTCTGGATTATTTTTAAAGGGTTAACCACCCCTGCGCACCTAAATTTATCTCCTTCTTTTTCTGCTGAGCAATCTTGGCTAGCAGGTATTGTTGAAGGATTTAATACCATGGATTTATTAGCCTCCTTTTTCTTCTGTTCTATTGTATTAATTTCCATCCAACAAAGGTTAGCTCATGAAAATGCTGTCGATGAAACTCCATTGGAT
This genomic window contains:
- the mnmE gene encoding tRNA uridine-5-carboxymethylaminomethyl(34) synthesis GTPase MnmE; its protein translation is MIKHDTIVAIATPPGEGSIAIVRMSGPEAISLADHIFSGPVTTFASHTAHVGTVTYNQQPIDQALLLIMRSPRSFTGEDVIELQCHGGYFACSQILEALIYLGARPALPGEFSQRAFLNGKIDLIQAEAIQNMISADNLDAFRIAQNHFQGNLSQQIHRISSLLLEALAFIEVTADFPEEEQPDLTIAYNRLDEAHTIVSDLLSSFDEGQRLAQGTSIVLAGHPNVGKSSLFNALTKKNRAIVTNIPGTTRDLLEDNWTLQGKRIRLIDSAGQRTTDNPIEQEGIERAIHAMEQAEGILWIMDATQPPPVLPEILFQKPTLLVWNKSDISPPPKFSTSLPQLEISVKTGEGMHSLKEWLKQWMQQQDLGKSEKIFLVSSRHHTMLQKIQSHLLTALQELSGGLPFEIIALELRQSLEAIGHLSGSEINEAVLGEIFSRFCIGK
- the brnQ gene encoding branched-chain amino acid transport system II carrier protein, producing MNKRTPSFGDRSKRKPSIWSIGGSVFAMFFGAGNIVFPLVLGCRHHTHPWIACFGMIITAVCVPLLGLFSILLYSGDYQKLFSSIGKTPGTILVIAILCLIGPFGGLPRSIAISHSTLASLSDTKTIFLPNLPIFSFICCLLIYVFSCKLSKLIQWLGSVFFPIMLAILLWIIFKGLTTPAHLNLSPSFSAEQSWLAGIVEGFNTMDLLASFFFCSIVLISIQQRLAHENAVDETPLDFQKINKKDKRTLMLAFVLAGALLACIYLGFTLCASRHASILANVSKGQILGRISTVLLGSSSLLTGICVFIACLTTEIALAGIIADFLARVISSKHMTYSNAVIFTLVPSYFVSILNFENISYLLLPILQLSYPALIALSCGTIAQKLWHFRHVQALFYLTFAFTIISRLIS
- a CDS encoding endonuclease III domain-containing protein is translated as MGNNCHIKKYILETLEVLFPDPQPSLTGWTTPFQLLIAIMLSGNSTDKAVNSVSPKLFSRAGDAYSLAQCSYEEIYSLISPCGLGKRKAVYLLNVSKILTEKYHGEPPASLGLLTQLPGVGRKTASVFLSIIYNLPTFPVDTHILRLAQRWKISNKRSPSAAEKDLVRFFGNANSPKLHLQLIYYARQYCPALHHNINKCTICSYILSKEHP